A single Struthio camelus isolate bStrCam1 chromosome 8, bStrCam1.hap1, whole genome shotgun sequence DNA region contains:
- the KIAA1614 gene encoding uncharacterized protein KIAA1614 homolog, translating into MEGGSPGETRRAPRPPKQRGRAQAPAESPEAARGPHAVLEGKVKALKEKRGAGRPAGAAPAAPERPSPKKPRPRRAKPGADGAPEPRAQVRTYLTDGPLDGGGAAGAATAPGTACRGRAGGPWRMPAPAGADAGLSLAQRVERNRRLLQEVLGLAPGRAAAVPAHEPPASDADWDSGVSLPDAESCRAFGAGPELGLSPRHEQAKQLLQRARMKARTNPLRASHDILPAGSPGRREPGGTPAPEPKRRDGDAPASGSLSDSSSGESSCGQRRRARGPSPSRVRFEDESARDAEVRYLERLQLRQRRALDSALCSLGRRGSPLPQPDPAGRGSGGERPSRGPAAPGGPGAAASAGGKCEACGSFLGASVAGRSGDPRAGSSAAAQENSPGERQEAKAPPPEPKTRTLGPRGSPLWILPSRQRIHTEKIKETYIGDVTYIDDVDSALESTDTSDSCRTDSEEAGPRGARPAGHRHPRARQRDAPGKEPRGAKPEREQGGGRRDSGSNGDAAADGPAALSPLAAPPGKTSGREEGEGGAGPGRAPRSSPPGAGASAPPAAGKACCPAPCGRAAAAGGPEAPSREAGRPEPCSPRRLRASSTNNCNNTRGRGPPDGAGQSGAERVSAPAAACPAPEREETPRTRGKRDPRGSAAGGAPAEPAAGRSGGGSPSAAGLRRLLGSLSQSTKQRLGRFRCYSMEQLPAAPAPPAAAPLPGLRTSPSLQSLRLVSPFCQLRKASSVQNLHAVPGKAPRAGAYVVAEPGDRKRGPAPRRSLSAEDIGAPDLLRTVGRVVEVFPDGTSQLELQRPPDGAFGFRLASGHGRPDTGVYVQEMADAGTAKLYAGLLGVGDEILQVNGAAVSGLGLAHIRELLLRADTLSLRVLRQRPARR; encoded by the exons ATGGAGGGGGGCTCGCCCGGCGAGacgcggcgggcgccgcggcccccgaagCAGCGCGGCCGGGCCCAGGCGCCGGCCGAGAGCCCCGAGGCCGCCCGGGGCCCCCACGCCGTCCTCGAGGGCAAGGTGAAGGCCCTCAAGGAGAAGCGGGGGGCCGGgaggccggcgggcgccgcgccggccgcccccgagcGCCCCTCGCCCAAGAAGCCGCGGCCTCGCAGGGCCAAGCCGGGGGCGGACGGGGCGCCGGAGCCGCGGGCCCAGGTCCGCACGTACCTGACGGACGGGCCGCTGGACGGTGGCGGGGCCGCGGGTGCTGCGACGGCGCCCGGCACCGCGTgccgcgggcgggccggggggccctGGAGGATgccggcgcccgccggggccgacGCGGGGCTGTCGCTGGCCCAGCGCGTGGAGAGGAaccggcggctgctgcaggaggtgctggggctggcgccgggccgggcggccgccgtcCCCGCTCACG AGCCGCCGGCGAGCGACGCCGACTGGGACTCGGGCGTCTCCCTGCCCGACGCCGAAAGCTGCAG GGCCTTCGGTGCCGGGCCGGAGCTCGGGCTGAGCCCGCGGCACGAGCAGgccaagcagctgctgcagcgaGCCCGCATGAAGGCGCGGACGAACCCGCTGCGCGCCAGCCACGACATCCTGCCCGCCGGCTCGCCGGGCCGCAG GGAGCCCGGCGGGACGCCCGCCCCGGAGCCGAAGCGGAGGGATGGAGACGCGCCGGCCAGCGGGAGCCTGAGCGACTCGTCGAGCGGCGAGTCCAgctgcgggcagcggcggcgggcgcgcgggcccTCGCCCTCCCGCGTGCGCTTCGAGGACGAGTCGGCCCGCGACGCCGAGGTCCGCTACCTGGAGCGGCTGCAgctgcggcagcgccgggcgctgGATTCGGCCCTCTGCTCCCTGGGCCGCCGGGGCTCGCCGCTCCCCCAGCCCGACCCGGCCGGCCGCGGGAGTGGCGGAGAGCGGCcgagccgggggccggcggcgcccgggggtCCGGGGGCTGCGGCGAGCGCCGGGGGCAAGTGCGAAGCCTGCGGCTCCTTCCTCGGCGCCTCCGTGGCCGGCCGGAGCGGGGACCCTCGCGCCgggagcagcgccgccgcgcAGGAAAACAGCCCGGGCGAGCGCCAGGAGGCAAAGGCTCCCCCGCCGGAGCCGAAAACCAGGACTTTAGGCCCCCGGGGGTCTCCCCTGTGGATCCTCCCTTCCCGGCAGCGCATCCACACCGAGAAGATCAAGGAGACCTACATCGGCGACGTGACCTACATCGATGACGTGGACTCGGCCCTGGAGAGCACCGACACCTCCGACAGCTGCAGGACGGACAGCGAGGAGGCAGgaccccggggcgcccggccggccggccaccgccACCCCCGGGCCCGCCAGCGCGACGCCCCGGGCAAGGAGCCGCGGGGCGCGAAGCCGGAGCGGGAGCAAGGCGGCGGGCGACGGGACTCGGGGTCCAACGGGGACGCGGCGGCGGACGGGCCGGCGGCGCTTTCGCCACTCGCTGCGCCGCCCGGGAAAACCAGCGGGCGAGAGGAGGGCgaagggggcgcggggccgggcagagCCCCCCGCTCCtcgccgccgggagccggcgcgtccgcgccgcccgccgccggaaAGGCCTGCTGCCCGGCGCCTTGCGGGagagccgcggccgccggcggccccgaggCGCCGAGCCGGGAAGCGGGGCGCCCCGAGCCGTGCAGcccccggcggctccgcgcctcGTCCACCAACAACTGCAACAacacgcggggccgggggccgccggacGGCGCCGGGCAGAGCGGAGCTGAGCGGGTgtccgctcccgccgccgcctgcccggccccggaGCGGGAAGAGACACCTCGCACGAGGGGGAAGAGAGACCCGCGAGGGAGCGCGGCCGGCGG GGCGCcggcggagcccgccgcgggccgcagcgggggcggcagcccctcggcggcggggctgcggcggctgctgggCAGCCTGAGCCAGAGCACCAAGCAGCGCCTGGGCCGCTTCCGCTGCTACAGCATGGAgcagctgccggccgccccggcgccccccgccgccgcccctctccccggcCTCAGGACGTCCCCCTCGCTGCAGTCCCTGCGCCTG GTGTCACCCTTCTGCCAGCTCCGGAAAGCCTCCTCCGTCCAAAACCTGCACGCCGTCCCCGGCAaggcgccccgcgccggcgcctACGTGGTGGCCGAGCCGGGGGACAG GAAgcggggcccggcgccccggcgctCGCTCAGCGCGGAGGACATCGGCGCCCCCGACCTGCTGCGCACCGTGGGGCGGGTGGTGGAGGTCTTCCCCGACGGCACcagccagctggagctgcagcggcCCCCTGACGGCGCCTTCGGCTTTCGCCTGGCCTCCGGCCACGGCCGGCCCGACACAG GCGTCTACGTGCAGGAGATGGCGGACGCCGGCACGGCCAAGCTGTACGCGGGGCTCCTGGGCGTGGGGGACGAGATCCTCCAAGTCAACGGGGCCGCGGTGTCCGGCCTGGGGTTGGCCCACATCCGCGAGCTGCTGCTCCGGGCGGACACCCTGTCCCTCCGCGTGCTGAggcagcggccggcccggcggtag